The Arvicola amphibius chromosome 4, mArvAmp1.2, whole genome shotgun sequence genome includes the window ggttgggggtcaccacaacatgaggaactgtattaaagggtcacagcattaagaaggttgagaacaactgctctAGAAGCTTCTAGAAGTTATACGGGAGTGGTAAAGATGAGATACAAGTTATATCTGTTTCATGGCTCTGCAAGGTCGGGACCAAGTTCTGTAGGCTCCATGAGGAGAGCagcagaaaaatgtatagatatTCATTTCCTTTGGGAAAATTCACACTGGCAGGACCAACACATTGCGAGTTAAGGCTCTTTGATCCAAGGTTGACAGGTTCTGAagcaaatattctttattttctttgtagttgGACTTTGTCTATGGTTAGAAGATTAAAATCTTAAGGATACAGTGTGATATTCTAGCAAGACTTGGGACCTGGCCTTTTACCGAGTAGAATTTAAATGGTTTTCAGCTATGTCTCAGCTCTGATGTGAAATGACCACATTCCTTTAGATATGAAGGGCAGAAAAAGTATCAGCTAATAACTGGCAATACggaaaaggatgctgggaagaaagggaatggagaTTGTGTAACTGACCATAGGGAAAAGGATGcggggaaggaagggaatggatTTTATAGAATGATCACATGCACCAGCAGTCCAACTGCGTTCTCTCAAGGAGAGCATCAAGACCCTTTCTGATATTATAaattttttccttctccccaccaGGAAGTCAACACCCTGCGCTGTCAGCTTGGAGACCGCCTCAACGTGGAGGTGGACGCTGCACCCACTGTGGACCTGAACCGTGTGCTCAATGAGACCAGGTGTCAGTATGAGGCCCTGGTGGAAACCAACCGCAGAGAAGTGGAGGAATGGTTCACCACACAGGTGGGCATCTGAGCTCATGGTCACCCAGGAACTGAGACCCTAAGGCAGGATCtgatcctgtctctgcccttgcTTCTTGCAGACCGAGGAGCTGAACAAACAGGTGGTGTccagctcagagcagctgcagtccTGCCAGGCAGAGATCATCGAGCTGAGACGCACAGTCAACGCCCTGGAGATCGAGCTGCAGGCCCAGCACAACCTGGTGTGTAGTGTCCAGACCTGCTGCTGAGCAGTGTGgagtcgggaggcagagtcactgGGATGCCTTTGGGGCCATGCCCTCTTTCTAGCTCTTGAAGGCTGTGACTCCTTTGCAAGGCCATGCAGGGACCTTTTAGAGGGGACAGCTGTGTGACAGTCTCTGTCTTCTCCccccacagagaaactctctggAAAACACACTGACAGAGAGCGAGGCTCGCTACAGCTCCCAGCTGTCCCAGGTGCAGTGCCTGATCACCAACGTGGAGTCCCAGCTTGGTGAGATCCGGGCTGACCTGGAGCGTCAGAACCAGGAGTACCAGGTGCTGCTGGACATCCGGGCCCGGCTGGAGTGTGAGATCAACACGTACAGGGGCCTGCTGGAGAGCGAGGACTGCAAGTGAGTATGGGCTGAAAGGCTCTTCTAGGGGTGAGTTGTTTGCTTGGTTAAAATGAATGTATCCCTTCAAACATCTGCTTGCAGACATTCGAAGGCATGTCTGGATACCATTCTGACTCTTTTCGGGGTCTTCATGTGTGTTGAATGCACCCTGCTCTAACTTGCttcaatgatttttctttctccaggcTCCCTTGCAATCCCTGTGCCACAACCAACGCATGTGACAAGCCCATTGGACCCTGTGTCTCTAACCCCTGTGTCACAAGACCTCGGTGTGGGCCTTGCAACAGTTTCGTGCGTTAGAGTTACCATTGCCAGAATGGGGACAAAGATACCAGTTACAACTTAACTCCGGCTCATCCTAAGAcctcaaaaaactcaaaaagcaACCACACTGGACAAAGACAGACTGGTTCCTGGGGTCAGCTGCAGACTGAAGGGCACTTCCTGGCTTGACCCTTGAGCACAGGAGATGTGAAGTCTGTCTTTTAAGGAACCTACCATAGGATCTAAGATTGTCTACCATCACAAGGCTGTGTCTACATACCCAATGTTATACTTTAATGAAACTTATCGGAATGTGActtgaaaacatttcattgagtgTGGGTGAGTTGGTTGCCATGCTTGTGAAACAGAGCATAAGTGGACTTAATGGTTTTTTTGTCCCACTTTTTGTCTTTGTAGTTGTAATACAAATCCTTCATTTGTCCTCCCAATAAACTCTATTCTGGCATGGAAATCCTAATTGTCTGCTTTGCTCAACATTAACCAGTGTTTTCCCATTAGATGAAAAGTCCATTCACCCCTATGCCCTGTGTGTAGCCTGTGGTTTCTGTCAAGGAAAAAGACTTTTTTAGATGTCACCCATTGGCCAGAATCAGCACCAAGAGAATAGAAAGAGGAGGTAGGTCCGGGCCTGAGTGGTGTTAGCGACTGTGGTCCAGGTTGGTTTCGCCAGTAGATAACATTTGTGTTGAGActtaaaaatagagaagaaacatCCAGAGGGGAAGAACATTCCAGGAAGAGGCACCAGCAAGTcaagagagagaacaaagctgCACCTGTGGAGCATGAAGGGGCCAGCATGACAGCAGTGATGGGCAGCAGTGGGGCAGAGTGGCTGGGGTGGGCAGGGCTCACTGGTTCTGGGGAGGAActgattctatctatctatctatctatctatctatctatctatctatctatctatcatctatctatctatctatctatctatctatctatctatctatctatctatctatctatctgtagaaggaacggcggggctgtgtcccgccacccggctagctttacccaaaataattacacggaaactgtattcttttaaatcactgcctggcccatagtttcagcctcttattggttaatttttacatctttctttaacccatatttagtaatctgtgtagcaccacgaggtgtggcttaccgggagagatcttaacctgcgtccatctcggagaggagcagcatggagactcactatggagactgcctcaagcgtctccccaactctgcttccttgttcccacaattctgttctgtctactccgcctacctaattttctgttctcttaaagggccaaggcagttttctttattagtaatgaaagtaacacatagacactcctccatcatctatctatctatctatctatctatctatctatctatctatctatctatcatctatctatgtatctatctatctattatctatctatctatctatctatctatcatctatctattatctatctgttgtctatctatcatctgtttatctatctatctatctatctatctatctatctatctatctaatctatttttgtgtgttgtgtgtgtgtatgcaggcatatgcatatttatatgaaagccagaagttgaTACTGGACATCTTCCTCTGTCAGTGTCCACCTTGTTCGAGATAAGATCTATCGCTGAACCAGAGCTCACCAATGAACTAGTTTACTGGGCCAGCAAGTCCCACAGATCCTCCCGTCTCTACCCCTCCCCCAGTGTTGGgcttacaggcacacaccagggCATCTGGCTTtccgtgtgggtgctagggactcTAACTCAGGCCCAGCAAGCTCTTTGCAGACTGAGCTGTCTTCTCAACCCCTCATTTTATTCCACGGAAGAGAAAAGCCTCAGGGGTGCTAAAAGGATGGGTTAGCTCGTGCCACCATGAAAGGATTGTTTTGGTGGCTGAGTGGGAAATAGGTTCCCAGAACAACCACATGGAAAATTCTGTGGTGGCAATGACAGCTGCAggtcaaggttgttttgattctAAAAGGGAATCACTGATACTGAGCATCTACTCACATTCCCATCAGCCAGCGGAATGTAAGATAAGAGATGTTAGAAATCACACGAATTGCTCAAACCCTGAGAAGATAGCATCATGATGCAGCATGTCCCAGGTTATTACGAAACTCATATTAACACCTTGACAATGCCGTGTGCCAGGCAGATGGGCGGGGCTCACCTGGTTCCTATCTGAGCCCATGGCAGGTGTATGGGTGGAGGTAcctatttctctcatttttaaaaaacatgcagGGATACACATCCATCTGAAATGTAAGGGCTAAAGAAACTTATAGGGTTCCCACAGACCTGTGTATATGAAACTCAATCTTGTGTCtcacaatggttggaacattcaGCGTGGGACACAAGTAACTTCACGTTTGCTGGTGGCCTCTATGTGCTGCTACTAAAAGTTTGGGGTgtgataaattttaatataaatgtttgaaaattgaAAAGTGGATAAAGGTTAAAAGGATGTAAGCCAAACTCCTGCAAATTTGGGCTTTCAAAATGATGctttagtttttgtcttttaacTCTGTCACTGGTTTAGTATCTCTGTTCCTGATGTGTTATGTGGCCTTTCTGAGCCTTAATTCTCTAGGttgtaaaaaggaaaataaccacttttctgtttaatttttctcctcccttcccactccctgCCACCCCACATACAAGTACTTTGTGTGTGAGCtagcgtgagtgtgtgtgtgtgtgggggggggctcgtgtgagcatgtgcatgagAAGGCAAGTTGATGTCATATTTCTTCTGCAGTCATTTTCTATCTtgcattttgaggcagggtctctcagtggacCTGCAACTCATTGACTATGCTAGGTTGGATGGCCAGGGATCCTTGTATCCCTGTCTTCTCAGTGTTGGGATCACTGGTGAGCACCTAGcattttatatgggttctggggacccaaatTCAAGTTCTCATGCTTACTCGTCAACCACTACCATTGGATTTCTTCCTCTAGTTCCACACagttaaattacacacacacacacacacacacacacacacacacacacacacacacagagagagagagagagagagagagagagattattgtATGTTTGTGAGCTCAGGGTTTGATCAAGAAGCCCTAcctcaggagccagaggggtaAAGGACATCACGGGAAGGCTCACAcagtcaactaacctgggctaaTAGGGACATGCAGAGATggacaaccaggaagcctgcatgggactgacctaggcactttGCATATATGTTAGAGTTGTGTTGATTGCTCATCTTATGGGACTTCTAACAGCAGggacaggggctgtctctgacttttttttttttttttacagttttttggGACCCCATTTCTCATGCTGGGTTTCCTTGATCAGCCTTAACACATGTGggggtgcttagtcttactacaacttgatatgctatgttttatTGACATCCATGGTAGACTTGTTCTTAAATGgttggagaagaaaaaggagggcattgagggaagagggaaatgggaaggaggGACCTGGAGGGGAGGTTGTGGGGGAAGGCCGGGGTGCAAAACAAATAGATGGGAAAAGAAGCCCTACCCTCAAAGAGCAAAGTAGAAAGtggtcaaaagaataaaatggaaaagaggaaaagaagtttCCTGAGACAGCAACCTTGGGCCTTCTCACGCATGCATATAACACAGATGCACATATACCTCTCATGCGCCCatgtgtgaacatacatacacatgtacatgcataaacacatgaaaaaaaaggaacaggaaaAGTGTGTGATaaatgagtaatggggacaggggagaagagaggtgTGTGGCCCATGGCTACAAAACCAGGTGgagaggaggccagaggtccCATTGGGAGTGGCTCCCGAAGGTTGCGTGGCAAGCTGTAGACCATCCCTACCCAGAGTGAAATCCTTCCGAGAAAGGCGTACTGTGGGGGTGAGGGAGGTGATAAAGACGAAAGCTCCAAGACTGCTCTTGGACGTAGTCCAGGTCCAATTAGCTCTAACCCCAAGGCAGCGTATCTTGGGTTGAAATGCAGAGGCACAGATGTggactggagggagaaagggaggcctTGGTTTCGAGACAGGTTGAGAAGCTGTGGTGAGTGTCATCACACATTTGGACCCAAAGGAAAGGATTTTAGAAAAGTGGCTGGGGCTTGGATGTAGTTCAGAGCACAGAATGTTTGCTTCACATGCGTGAAGCCAGAGGCTCAGTCCAAGAATTGCAAATGATAGGCTTGGTGTGtacactgtaatctcagcactcagaaaagtggaggcaggaggatcagaagttcaatgacCATTCTGGCtatggagtttgaggccaccctgggctgtttgggaccctatctcaaagaacgaaacaaaataaaagctaaaaagaaacaagtaaacagaaagaaaaccaaaagggaaggaaaattcaTATCTGTTTGGTTCCTGTGCACTTAAATCAGTTCAGCTCTCTGAGGTtgatgctggaagaaaggaaaacgaaaagaaaaaaacaaaggaaggaggaggaagcacagaaggagacaggagaagagAGCAAAAGGtgctggtggaggaggaggaagaggctgaggagggattggggagagagggcaggatttggagaagcaggaaggataatgaaaagaaagaaagaaagaaagaaagagagagagagagagagagagagagagagagaaagaaagaaagaaagagagagagaaagaaagaaagaaagagtagacTTTTGACTTGGACAATCTGTACGTTGCCATTTTGCTTTGCGGATGTTTGCAGCCCCGCCCACCATTTCCGTCTTTATCGTCGTCTTCATCTTCCCTTTCAAGTCCTACACTGAGCTCTACCCACAGCccgggaactttttttttttgccctgatGAGAAAGGGCCAAGCCCTCCTCCTTGTCACCTTGGCACTGTGCTCTTTGAAGGTGGAATGGTTCCCCATGTTAACAACCACGACACCAACAGGATTAGGCACGGAGCTCGATTTTGAAAGAACGTCGTTGACAAGAACGGAGTTGCAGGGATCTTTTGAGTGAAGCTCACCGCAAGGGAAATTAAGAACTTAAGTGATTTGGCCACAGAATGACTGGATTTGTGCCCAACTTTTTTTCTCAGTTCATCAAACGtgaaagggaagaggcaggaagttGTGTGTATCAGGGTTCCACCCAGGACCTAGCTTCATGCCTGTCCTTACTGATCCTCTCTCTAGAGGTCGGGGCTTCTCTGGTTAGACATAGGCTTAACTTAACTGACTGCAACAATAAAACGTGTGCgttaaagaaaaatttaggttCTAACAGAGAGACCAGGTGTGACCAAAGAAATGTTCCCTTTTTCCTTTAGTGAGCATTAGGCTAAATTAGCTAATAATAAACAATCTTTTGTTACTTGTGCACCCAACTAAACAAATAGATTGAAAAAATCTGCTCATGAATCTACCTAGTTGTAAAAAAATACCTTgaacttatatatttatttataaaaccatAAAACTACAATGCTTatgaatgtatgtacatgtatgtatgtatgtatctatctatccatccatcaattcattcattcatctatcttctatctactatatctctctatctatcatctatctatctatctatctatcatctagtcTCTGAGAAGAGGAGATTGGAGCAAAAATGTGGTAAAAGTCAGGGATGTCTTTGACATTaccaaaaatatgtatttttattttatgtgtgtgttttgcctgtgtgcatgcaagtatacctggtgcatgcagtgcccttagAGGTCATTAGTGGATGGTGGTGGGTTTCTTAGGACCAGAGTTAACAAATGGATTTGAGcaaccatgtggatgctgggaaatgaacccaggtcccctggaaaagcagccagaactcttagctactgagccatctctccattttccCAACgttagtttttgatttttaaatctcGCTGGAAAACTCAGGCTGGCAGTAGTTttagttctccctccttccacacaCTGGTTCCACAGGGTGAAGAGAAAGGCGTACCTGCTCCTGAAGCTTTCGTCTGGAAATTAAACCTTGTCACTGCTATTCCCATTATTAGCTGAAGAAGGCCACTTCGTCATACCTGATTTCAAAGCGTGCTTAACTTGAACCCGTTCCTGTCTCACATCAGAAagccagagagacagaagcatTTGGTGATTAGCAGTAATGATCACCATGTGTGCTTTCTGTGGGGCTTTATTTGTGGGGCTTCTTGAGTCAAATGGTGGTGTGTCTCTCCCAAAGGATCAGCATTTATATGTGCTGGTATATTTGGATACCACCATCTGGGGGCTTCTATGGTCAGGGAGTTTGCAGACCACCGAGGTAAAGAATCAGACAGCTCTCCCCACAGTTCTTTGGTATAGGAGTTGGCGGGCTGAGTCTAGGCCGTCATTCTACAAGGCTGTGGCCCTTTGTGGACCTAGCTTCTTAATCGCAGAGGTGTCTCTGCTTAAGGTGACTCCAAGACTTCGTGGTTTCTACCTCACTGGAAGGTCATTAACGTTGAAATTCAAGCTTTCCAAGTTCAAAAAATACCCTGCGGGAGAGACAGTCTCCAAGCCCTCTGAgtacttaacttttttttcccctgatgaTTGTTGGATGCACATGCTAGCTTGCTTGCTCtttgatgctttaaaaaatatgtagacTTGTTTGTGTCAGGTGGGTTATTTCAAGTATCCCAGCTCATCACATAATCTGAAATAATTTCGGCATTTGCCCCCagctccatgtggttatttcaacATAAATGTagtactctaaacaaagataaaaattcagTTTCTCCATCAGTAGCTGCATTTCaagtgtcgtgtgtgtgtgtgtgtgtgtgtgtgtgtgtgtgtgggagagagagagagagagagagagagagagagagagagagagagagagagagagagagagagagagagagagcatgttaGCACATGTGCGGAAGTTAGAGGACGGCTTGcgggaattggttttctccttctaccatgtgggtcccagggactgagtacatgtcaggcttggtagcgaagctcctttgcccactgagccacctccataGCCCATTAACAGAACATTTCTACTGGCACAGAATATTCTATAGCAAAGCACTGCTCCCAGATCCAAGATTAAGTGAGCACACTAACATTAGGTGAGTGAGTGAGGGTTGCCAGTGCCTATAATTTTCTAATTGATACCTTTGACTCCACTGTAATACAAAAACAAGTCATATTTAATTGTGAGTTCATTTAATAGAAACCTATTGAATGCTTTGCACACACTGCCAATGTAAATTGGTAAATAAAatagccgtgtgtgtgtgcgtgcacacacgtgtgcgcgtgtgtgtctTTGCAACAACCTAAACATTCCTTAAGGATATTTTGATGCCAAGATCTTCCATAAGGGAAAGAGACAATTTCTGTAGTGTAGGTAAGTTTGAAAAGAAAGGATGTGGCTGCGGGAGCAGGCAGATATGGTCTCAAGCTTAGCATCTTCTAGTTAAAGTACTTGACCTCCAAGAGCCTTAGTTTACTTATATACAAAGCGAGATGGTCTGATGAAGCACTGCGATTAGATGCTTGCCTAGTATgaagaatttagaaaaagaaataaagaacaaaacctaAGAAAGAACACCACTAAGACCACCATAACCAACCACCACGGCCATGACCAGTACCATgacgaccaccaccaccatcatgaccaccatcaccactatggccaccaccaccaccactaccatgaCCACAACACAACAACACTAGTTGTAGATCTTaaacaacacatacacaggcaaatCCTACCCACGAATTGCCCAGTGCAGATCCTGGGCTATGGGAAGAGGATGCTTCCTTTTTTGAACTAGTCCCTTAGACACATGATTTAATACACTTCCCAGATTAaaccagatgtgtgtgtgtgttttctttctttttttcccctttattacCTGGCCTCAGGACCTATCTTGTGTctctaaacaaaatgaaagagcaAACCCCATTGAAGCCAGGTATGTAATGCCAGTAGATGAACACTAGAGGCCGCCAGAACAGAGGACATGCTTATTCCCCTTTTAACCAAAATTTTAGTAGTTGATGAATTTCatcctttgacaatttcatatatgtatatgtattatgatAGCACTCATACCCTTTTTTCTCACCCTCCTTTCAAGGTTAACCCTTCCTGTTCCTTTCCAGACTCATGGCTTTTGGTCTTGTTTCGTGACCTGTTTAATTTAACCAGAATCATCTGTGTTAGCATCGGGCTTGGAACAATCCATTGGAGCTTGGGCGGGGTGGTCACCAGCAGTTACACAGCTGAAGGCAATAACTCTCCTCCCTTAATCAGTCAGTAGCAAATGCTCGGCCGTGAGAGAAGGAGCCCTTGAGCCCCGACTTCCTTCCACGCTTGACTGTTGACaatctccttcttctttttttttatttttatttttatttttatttttttggtttttcgagacagggtttctctgcagcttttttagagcctgtcctggaactagctcttgtagaccaggttggcctcgaactcacagagatccgtcttcttcttttttaatgtaaagatttatttattttattttatgtgtatggctattttgcctgcatgtaggtgtgtgtaccacttgcaggtgtggtgcccacagaggtcagacaaGGGTGTCaggtctggaactggagttcctgaTGGCTGTGACCCTCCCTGTGGGTGATGATaactgaagctgggtcctctgccagagcaaccagtgctccaaACCacggagccctctctccagcccccaatctcATTCTTTGCAGACCCAGGGTGGACATGGCCAGCTGCAACTTTGTGATAGCAATTGCTGTAGGCTGTATGCTGCCCAGAGGGTGACATTTTGCGTGTCTTCTCCTTGTGTTCTGGCTATCACATTTTTCCCACCCTCAACAATGTTTCGTGAGCGTGAGAAAGGAAGGTTGCAGACATCGTTCTGAAGGCTGAACACTCTTCTGTCACTAATCCTCAGATTAGTATAGAGCCACGAGGCTCTGTACTCATCACTATCCACCGGAAAGGGAGGATTCTCTGGTTAAAGCCGACAGTGGGCATGCTTACTTTAGAAGTACTTTAgaagtagctttttaaaattagataactCATTTTATTCAAGTGTGACTTTCTTCAACTACGAAAACCAAGGTGGTTCTCAATAAAGCAGTGTCTGCCGCACAGCAGAACAAACTCATGTTATGCAACATGATTAAGTATAAAAGTGCAACCATGCAAactagaaacaaatgaaatggtGACTTGGGAGACCAACTTAGAAAACATAGCaggacaagaaaggaaagatggggtTGCCCACATGATTGGAAACTCTGTACTTAGCCGAGCCTGGAGGATTGAGTTCCACCCCATGGCCCATGTGGTGAAAGGTGAGAATCAGCTCTTGAAGGTTGTCttatgactacacacacacaccacacacacatacacacacacacaccccatgtgtacacacacatgtgtgtacatattttaaaaataataaagtgatgTGGCAACCtgggaaaataattatttaaatacattgtCAAAAATCTTTTCCTATCTGTAGCCTGCCACTTTGAGTGATGATGAAAAGATGTGCAGTCCAAACTGgacttaaacttgtgatcctcctgatttgggtgggtggggaagtgggaggaggatcggagggagggaaaaccataatcataatatattgtatggaaaaatataaataaaaatataaatttttatgttattaaaaataacataaaaagaatACATTCGATGGTGAAAATGCAAAATTCAGTGTGAAGCTCCCCAGCTTCAGAATGCCTATTTTAACTATTTGTTGAGATGTGAAGACATTGGGTTTGGCTAGCTTTGATATGTgacatttattttacttgtaaGTTTTTGTATATAACAAAACTTACGAAAGTTAAAAGAAAACCCACGAATGCagctaaatacaaatgaaatgtgcATTTTCTGCTGTGCGAACTATTCCCATCAACGACAAGACTGACAGCCCAACAGGAAGACGGTCAATGACATGAAAGGAAGAGACAGTTCACCGGAGAGGAAGCTCAGTATTTAAACACACGCTAGACGTGCAAATTAAACTCGCTATCTTTCCTGTATCAGGTTGAAGGTCACATTCCTTGACAAGCACTGTGTAGGTGAGGCATGAAGAGAATGGGGCCCAGTGTAATTTGGTACCTGTACCAAGGGTGATGTGGCAACCTCCGTGCAAATTATAAGTGCAAGAACTCATTGACCCAGCAATTTCTCCTCTAAGAGTTTATGGCAGGGAGATATCAAGATACGTGTAGACTGATTTAAACTACAGTTATTTTCCACAAAATGGTTGTAATAGGAAAATGTCGGAAATAGTAGGAGTAACCTAAATGTCTTTCAGTAAGAAATTTGTTAATGTAGATTGCTGCCATAATATAATTCTAAGAAGGATTTCTTTATACAGTGAATGGAATGATCGGAGGAGTTAAGCACTCAGTTCTGCCAAGTCTTGTCTCCTGATACGGAGAGCAAAGCAATGAAGGGACTGGAAGGGGTGAGCAGACTGTGCAGTCACCAGCACCTGGGTCTATCCAAGAAGAGC containing:
- the LOC119812216 gene encoding keratin, type I cuticular Ha3-I; protein product: MPYNCCLPALSCRTSCSSRPCIPNSCHGCTLPGACNIPANIGNCNWFCEGSFNGNEKETMQFLNDRLASYLEKVRQLERENAELECRIQERNQQQDPLVCPAYQAYFRTIEELQQKILCGKSENARLVVQIDNAKLASDDFRTKYETELSLRQLVESDINGLRRILDELTLCKSDLEAQVESLKEELLCLKQNHEQEVNTLRCQLGDRLNVEVDAAPTVDLNRVLNETRCQYEALVETNRREVEEWFTTQTEELNKQVVSSSEQLQSCQAEIIELRRTVNALEIELQAQHNLRNSLENTLTESEARYSSQLSQVQCLITNVESQLGEIRADLERQNQEYQVLLDIRARLECEINTYRGLLESEDCKLPCNPCATTNACDKPIGPCVSNPCVTRPRCGPCNSFVR